Proteins encoded in a region of the Halioglobus maricola genome:
- a CDS encoding DoxX family protein — MTFLIDTALVLFGAFFTGASILKLTRHEHFIEEFESMKMPYSLAYLSGAIEIICGPALIAGIWFPAYAGIASGIMFFVMLGAAVTNFLSEGRGAKMAIGVLVIFALPMLLIALYFLEPTRLLIGV; from the coding sequence TTAATTGACACTGCCCTGGTTCTCTTTGGCGCATTCTTCACGGGTGCCTCGATTCTAAAATTGACCAGACACGAACACTTTATCGAAGAGTTCGAGAGCATGAAGATGCCTTACTCTCTCGCTTATCTTTCCGGTGCCATTGAAATCATTTGCGGCCCGGCATTGATTGCAGGCATCTGGTTCCCAGCCTATGCGGGCATAGCTTCAGGCATTATGTTTTTCGTTATGCTCGGCGCGGCCGTAACAAACTTTTTATCCGAGGGACGAGGCGCCAAAATGGCGATAGGCGTTCTGGTGATATTTGCACTACCCATGCTGCTTATCGCTCTTTACTTTCTTGAACCAACCCGTTTGCTTATTGGGGTTTAA